Part of the Primulina huaijiensis isolate GDHJ02 chromosome 15, ASM1229523v2, whole genome shotgun sequence genome is shown below.
TATCCACTTCTTTGTTGATGTATTgctgcatgatttttatatagcAAGGTGTGATTATCcagaatataatatatttaaaaaaaagattagtgtattttttaaattgtattttATGTTAATTACTATCTAATGTGTTATATCTTTTACTCATTTAATGTAtttaggggaagttggtgaaaaatccccaatgaaaacatttctttgggttcactccctacccacaaaattgtggtactatgtcatacaaattgtggtacacttcatgtgaaaatgtggtacacttcatgtggaaatgtggtactaaaaaagtacccagggactgaacactaaaaaaaacgacggctggggactgatcCCCAATTTCCCGATGTATTTACGCAATCAGACagagaattttaaattttttattgacaATTTTTAATAACTTGAAACACTGTAAACACGTGTCATTACTCAGCCTGTTTAATTCCAGTTGGTAAAGTGAAATTTGTTTATTTGAACATTGCTAGTCCTGCTTCGGATCAGTTCATAACTGGTGGAGATAGTTTATTACAGCATCGTAGTCATCTGTATAAATATCATGAACTCTTTCTTTCTTGTGTACCATTCCTGGATCAGGAGATTGGAGAAAAGGGTACTCCGAGATTTTGTCTTTGAGTTGGAATATTCCAAGATTTGTTAACTTTGAGTGGTGGGGTTTTGGGAAAAATGAGTTTCATGGAATCTCAAGTTTTAGTTGCTCTTGCACTTGCACTTTTGGGTGGTTTGAGCAACTCCATCGGTAAGTGATCATTAATTAAACTATTTGCTCTAGTGTTCAGAAATTTGATGTGTGTGTGGCTATCATTCGTTTTTGTgtacaaatttttatgtaagtATTGTTGAATTTTTGACATTTGGTTGGAGTTTATAATCTTCGGTGTTGTCTAATTTGGACCTTATGTTTAATTTACATCCAGTTTGCTTGTTGCGTTCTGCTTTATCGATTGAATGACGGTCTTACTTCTGATCATGCAGGTATAGGATATCCATATATTGTATCCTAGCTAGCTAGTCCATTCGATCATGAAACCGAAAAAGTATGTAGTGTTTTACGAGATAGAGCTTTAAGTCTTAGGATACTCTAACTTCATAATTACTTCAACCTTCTGATTTCGCGTGATTGTTGAGTCTGGTTATTTATTGTTGAGTTGTATACTCGGACAGATGATTTTCGAGGCCAAGATGCATGATATAAGTAAATCATTTACTCCATGAACTTGCTTTGCCAGTGTCTATTATTTAATCTAGCCCTGAATTCACGAGAAGCCTAATGATTCTTGGCTGTGTTCTCGAATAGGCGCACTCTTTGTTGTCATCAATGAGGCCCCAAATCTTAAAATGCTCGGCCTTCTACAGGTAATAAATTTGTGTCAATGTGTATAATATTATTTCCCTTTAAATTCTCCGACTAAATGCCTACTTGATGTGCTTCCGAATTAAAAATTTAACGATTTTTAGTTTCATAAGCCTAAATCTAGTTTTTGGTTTCGCTCATGCAGGGTTTTGCGGCAGGTCTTATGCTGAGCATATCCTTCTTTTATTTGGTTCATAATGCCATCGACTCCATTGGTTTTTTGAAAGGGAATCTATGGGTGAGGTTTACAAATTTAGTGCAGAACTAGCATCTATTTCGAGTACAGTCTTTGTGGTGTTATCGTATATTGATTCATTGGCCTTAAAGTTCTTTGCAGGTGCAACCTTCTTTGCATTTGTGGCTAGTTTCATCCCAGAACTTCCACCCATTTCAGATGGTAAAAAGGTCTGGTTTGTCAACTCATTTGTACGATATGGATAAACTTTGTGACTGTTAATCTTTGTGAAATATGAACCAAAAATCGTTTTGTGCATGGAATCAGGATGATGGGGATGAAGGGAGCAAGAGCAAAGATATCATCAAAAAGCATCGACGCCAAGTTCTATTTAGTGGAATCATCACAGCCTTAGGTGTTATTCTTCTATatgaattgaaaaaaaaaatgctacAGTTGGCATGAAAATTATCGAATTCGTGACGGACCCTTTTCAAATTGTTGGACCACCAAGTGCTTGAAGTTGCATATGTGTGTGTGGATGACATGTCTATGTACTTTGTTTTGGAAAGAATTTGCCCAATTTCCTGTTAGTTTCGGTTTATTAGATAAGTATGATTCAATTCACATGCTTGAAATATCTCTGTTTCAGGGATAAGCTTGCATAATTTCCCGGAGGGAATGGCAGTGTTCCTTGGATCCATTAAGGTTAAATATAAGACATCAAGAGTTATTTGATATGTTGGAATGccttaatttttatatatgttcaAGTTCTGATCAATTTGATAACAATGTGGTTG
Proteins encoded:
- the LOC140958947 gene encoding zinc transporter ZTP29-like isoform X2 produces the protein MIFEAKMHDISALFVVINEAPNLKMLGLLQGFAAGLMLSISFFYLVHNAIDSIGFLKGNLWFFAGATFFAFVASFIPELPPISDGKKDDGDEGSKSKDIIKKHRRQVLFSGIITALGISLHNFPEGMAVFLGSIKGFRVGLNLALAIALHHIPEGIAVALPVYFATQSKWRAFKLATLSGLAEPLGVLVVAYLFPVSLSPEILEGLLGSVGGVMASLTLHEMLPLAFDHAGQKKTVKAVFFGMAFMSTSLYFLETSLPDQMSL
- the LOC140958947 gene encoding zinc transporter ZTP29-like isoform X1, coding for MSFMESQVLVALALALLGGLSNSIGALFVVINEAPNLKMLGLLQGFAAGLMLSISFFYLVHNAIDSIGFLKGNLWFFAGATFFAFVASFIPELPPISDGKKDDGDEGSKSKDIIKKHRRQVLFSGIITALGISLHNFPEGMAVFLGSIKGFRVGLNLALAIALHHIPEGIAVALPVYFATQSKWRAFKLATLSGLAEPLGVLVVAYLFPVSLSPEILEGLLGSVGGVMASLTLHEMLPLAFDHAGQKKTVKAVFFGMAFMSTSLYFLETSLPDQMSL